One stretch of bacterium DNA includes these proteins:
- a CDS encoding ATP-binding protein, translating to MSDFLDRLQARLEPILERIERLLAGFVGDLPGILTFERHPAFRWRSARGVGRLEPIGTISGFDLDSLIGADRAVEALDRNTRQLIGGLPYNDVLLYGDRGTGKSSAVRGLLSRYADEGLRIIEVDRGDLAELPELLAMLREGTREAPDAFSFLVFCDDLSFGGNEHGFRELKAALEGGVEARPARVCVVATSNRRHLLPETMDENRQAWVDADNELHHGEALEEKLALSDRFGLVLGFYACDQPTYLAIVEHWLAEAGLDGLDETGRAAALRYSLERGGRSGRIARQFANEWIGRVRLGETPTPDAPGRPVGR from the coding sequence ATGTCGGACTTCCTGGATCGTCTGCAGGCACGGCTCGAGCCGATCCTCGAGCGCATCGAGCGTCTCCTCGCGGGCTTCGTCGGCGATCTGCCGGGGATCCTGACCTTCGAGCGCCACCCCGCGTTCCGCTGGCGCTCGGCCCGCGGCGTGGGTCGGCTCGAACCGATCGGGACGATCTCGGGCTTCGACCTCGACAGCCTGATCGGTGCCGACCGCGCGGTCGAGGCCCTGGACCGGAACACGCGCCAGCTGATCGGCGGTCTGCCCTACAACGACGTGCTGCTCTACGGCGATCGTGGGACGGGGAAATCCTCGGCGGTGCGCGGGCTGCTCAGTCGCTACGCGGACGAGGGGCTCCGGATCATCGAGGTGGATCGCGGCGACCTGGCGGAGCTGCCGGAGCTGCTCGCGATGCTGCGCGAAGGAACCCGCGAGGCACCCGACGCCTTCTCCTTCCTCGTCTTCTGTGACGATCTCTCCTTCGGCGGGAACGAGCACGGCTTCCGCGAACTCAAGGCGGCCCTCGAAGGCGGCGTCGAGGCGCGACCCGCCCGGGTGTGCGTCGTGGCGACCAGCAACCGACGCCATCTCCTTCCCGAGACCATGGACGAGAATCGGCAGGCCTGGGTCGACGCCGACAACGAGCTCCACCACGGCGAGGCCCTCGAAGAGAAGCTCGCCCTGTCGGATCGCTTCGGCCTCGTGCTCGGCTTCTATGCCTGCGATCAGCCGACCTATCTGGCGATCGTCGAGCACTGGCTCGCAGAGGCGGGGCTCGACGGCCTCGACGAGACGGGTCGCGCGGCGGCGCTTCGTTACTCGCTCGAGCGCGGAGGCCGCAGTGGACGGATCGCGCGGCAGTTCGCCAACGAGTGGATCGGACGTGTCCGACTCGGCGAGACGCCGACGCCGGACGCGCCGGGGCGCCCGGTCGGGCGCTGA
- a CDS encoding pyridoxal phosphate-dependent aminotransferase family protein produces MDVFQKCRDYTRAQEARDSGAYMLYREIGSPQDPVVTMDGQKVVMLGSNNYLGLTSHPKVKEAAIAATAKYGTGCAGSRLLNGNLDIHVRLEERLANFMQREHVLVFSTGYGVNVGVLSTVLGRHDVAILDKMDHASIIDGVQMSLAKSVKFRHNDPEDLEKKLKNVGPDKGKLIVVDGVFSMEGDVTPLPEIVKHKNTYGAGLFVDEAHSLGVFGEHGRGICEHFGLEHEVDLVMGTFSKSLATVGGFIACDDAKILDYIKHTARAQLFTAAIPPAAAAAVEAAIEIVETEPERRQQLWDNTNYMKRELELLGFETCGSQSPVIPLLTGDDLVTYAMANRLQEEGVFVNAVVTPAVPPGHGVIRTSYMATHTREHLDQALGVIAKVGRELSII; encoded by the coding sequence GTGGACGTCTTCCAGAAATGTCGTGACTACACGCGAGCCCAGGAGGCCCGGGACTCCGGCGCCTACATGCTCTACCGGGAGATCGGGTCACCCCAGGATCCCGTCGTCACGATGGACGGCCAGAAGGTCGTCATGCTCGGCTCGAACAACTACCTCGGGCTGACCAGCCACCCGAAGGTCAAGGAAGCCGCGATCGCCGCGACGGCCAAGTACGGCACGGGCTGCGCCGGATCGCGACTGCTGAACGGCAACCTCGACATCCACGTGCGCCTCGAAGAGCGCCTCGCCAACTTCATGCAGCGCGAGCACGTCCTGGTCTTCTCGACCGGCTACGGCGTGAACGTCGGCGTCCTCTCGACCGTGCTCGGACGCCACGACGTGGCGATCCTCGACAAGATGGATCACGCCTCGATCATCGACGGCGTCCAGATGAGCCTCGCCAAGTCCGTGAAGTTCCGGCACAACGACCCGGAAGACCTCGAGAAGAAGCTCAAGAACGTCGGCCCCGACAAGGGCAAGCTGATCGTCGTCGACGGCGTCTTCTCGATGGAGGGTGACGTCACGCCGCTCCCCGAGATCGTGAAGCACAAGAACACCTACGGTGCGGGGCTCTTCGTCGACGAAGCCCACTCCCTCGGTGTCTTCGGCGAGCACGGTCGCGGCATCTGCGAGCACTTCGGTCTCGAGCATGAAGTCGACCTGGTCATGGGGACCTTCTCGAAGTCCCTCGCGACGGTCGGCGGCTTCATCGCCTGCGACGACGCCAAGATCCTCGACTACATCAAGCACACCGCGCGGGCCCAGCTCTTCACGGCGGCGATCCCCCCGGCGGCGGCCGCCGCCGTCGAGGCCGCGATCGAGATCGTCGAGACGGAGCCCGAGCGGCGACAGCAGCTCTGGGACAACACGAACTACATGAAGCGCGAGCTCGAGCTGCTCGGCTTCGAGACCTGCGGCTCCCAGTCGCCGGTCATCCCGCTGCTGACGGGCGATGATCTGGTCACCTACGCGATGGCCAACCGCCTCCAGGAAGAGGGCGTGTTCGTGAACGCCGTCGTGACCCCGGCGGTTCCGCCCGGCCACGGCGTGATCCGCACGTCCTACATGGCGACGCACACGCGCGAGCACCTCGACCAGGCGCTCGGCGTGATCGCAAAGGTCGGACGCGAGCTCTCGATCATCTGA
- a CDS encoding VacJ family lipoprotein, which translates to MKRGWVRSRSTGSSARRRSASSILAALLGLVLAMPALAEDGADLEEEPDPVLDEEPDPLFDDLFDEEFDEPAGYPDPLEGTNRGTFAFNRQLDRWILDPVTEGYRWLVPEPGRKAIARAFANLGSTQTLVNDVLQLEWKDASVTTGRLVLNSTLGVLGFFEVAETFGLEAHESDFGQTLALAGTPSGPYVVLPLLGPSTVRDAIGTGVDGFFQPTYYILGPSNFLLGPTEILLYTGSSGISTRDRHYIELKSLEDSSIDFYAAMRSGYYQDRVAAIWTRRPGHRTSEEPEFTLGRDEDDAAPDEGDALAEER; encoded by the coding sequence ATGAAGCGCGGTTGGGTTCGCTCGAGGAGCACCGGGTCCAGCGCGCGCCGGCGGAGCGCGTCGTCGATCCTGGCCGCGCTGCTCGGGCTCGTCCTCGCGATGCCCGCCCTGGCCGAGGATGGCGCCGACCTCGAAGAGGAACCGGATCCGGTCCTCGACGAGGAACCCGATCCGCTCTTCGACGATCTCTTCGACGAGGAGTTCGACGAGCCGGCGGGCTATCCCGACCCGCTCGAAGGGACGAATCGCGGAACCTTCGCCTTCAACCGCCAGCTCGACCGATGGATCCTCGATCCGGTGACCGAGGGCTATCGCTGGCTCGTTCCCGAGCCGGGCCGGAAGGCGATCGCGCGGGCCTTCGCCAATCTCGGTTCGACGCAGACGCTGGTGAACGACGTGCTCCAGCTCGAGTGGAAGGACGCGTCGGTGACGACGGGGCGCCTCGTCCTGAACTCGACGCTCGGCGTCCTCGGGTTCTTCGAGGTCGCCGAGACGTTCGGCCTCGAGGCCCACGAGTCGGATTTCGGGCAGACCCTCGCCCTGGCCGGCACGCCCTCGGGCCCCTACGTCGTGCTTCCGCTCCTCGGGCCTTCGACGGTGCGCGACGCGATCGGTACCGGGGTCGATGGCTTCTTTCAGCCGACCTACTACATCCTCGGTCCCTCGAACTTCCTGCTCGGTCCGACCGAGATCCTGCTCTACACCGGCAGCTCGGGGATCAGCACGCGAGATCGTCACTACATCGAGCTCAAGAGTCTCGAGGACAGCAGCATCGACTTCTACGCCGCCATGCGGAGCGGCTACTACCAGGATCGCGTCGCGGCGATCTGGACGCGCCGTCCGGGACATCGGACGAGCGAGGAGCCCGAGTTCACCCTCGGTCGCGACGAAGACGATGCCGCGCCCGACGAGGGGGATGCCCTCGCCGAGGAACGATGA
- a CDS encoding AI-2E family transporter: MKSFDPDVAPAHQRRFLLLVVAAISALFLWMVGGFLMALLLAAITAGMTHPIHRRLERRLGGRSVLSSILVLLGLLVLVIGPLFTLLGLVIGQTVELSQQIGPWIEARTADPDALSLWIEGLPIWQWLPIEPVLPERERVLEIGANAVRNTGALLVDGLAAAGRGTAAFVLGGFIYLYAVFFFLISGREILDRVLYLSPLEAEDEALVIERFVSVTRATLRGSLLIGGIQGLLTGIGFAVAGISGAAYWGTIVVVLSVIPGIGAPLVWLPAVLWLFATGEATTAIALAAWCALAVGSIDNVLRPRLVGSDARMSDLMILISTLGGISLFGAPGFVIGPIVAAVFVTLWDVYGRVFADALPPIAPTLADEPGEASEPEAPED; the protein is encoded by the coding sequence ATGAAGTCCTTCGACCCGGACGTGGCGCCTGCCCACCAGCGCCGCTTCCTCCTGCTGGTCGTCGCGGCGATCTCCGCCCTCTTCCTCTGGATGGTCGGCGGGTTCCTGATGGCGCTGCTGCTCGCGGCGATCACCGCGGGCATGACCCACCCGATCCATCGTCGACTCGAGCGGCGGCTCGGAGGTCGATCGGTCCTCTCGAGCATCCTGGTGTTGCTCGGTCTGCTCGTCCTGGTGATCGGGCCGCTCTTCACCCTGCTCGGTCTCGTGATTGGTCAGACGGTCGAGCTCTCCCAGCAGATCGGGCCCTGGATCGAGGCGCGGACCGCGGATCCCGACGCGCTCTCGCTCTGGATCGAAGGGCTTCCGATCTGGCAGTGGCTGCCGATCGAGCCGGTCCTGCCCGAACGGGAGCGGGTCCTCGAAATCGGCGCGAACGCGGTCCGCAACACCGGTGCGCTGCTCGTCGACGGGCTGGCCGCGGCGGGGCGAGGGACCGCCGCGTTCGTGCTCGGCGGGTTCATCTATCTCTACGCGGTCTTCTTCTTCCTGATCTCGGGCCGCGAGATTCTCGATCGCGTGCTCTACCTGAGTCCCCTCGAGGCGGAGGACGAGGCCCTCGTGATCGAGCGATTCGTCTCGGTCACGCGAGCGACCCTGCGCGGGTCCCTGTTGATCGGCGGGATCCAGGGGCTGCTCACCGGGATCGGCTTCGCCGTCGCGGGCATCTCCGGCGCGGCCTACTGGGGCACGATCGTGGTCGTGCTCTCGGTGATCCCCGGGATCGGTGCGCCCCTCGTCTGGCTGCCTGCGGTCCTCTGGCTCTTCGCGACGGGCGAAGCGACGACGGCGATCGCGCTCGCGGCCTGGTGTGCGCTGGCGGTCGGGAGCATCGACAACGTGCTGCGTCCCCGCCTCGTCGGCTCCGACGCGCGGATGTCGGACCTGATGATCCTGATCAGCACCCTCGGCGGGATCTCGCTCTTCGGCGCCCCGGGCTTCGTGATCGGACCGATCGTGGCGGCGGTCTTCGTGACGCTCTGGGACGTCTACGGACGCGTCTTCGCCGATGCGCTCCCGCCCATCGCGCCGACGCTGGCCGACGAACCGGGTGAAGCGAGCGAACCGGAAGCCCCGGAAGACTGA